A genomic segment from Brienomyrus brachyistius isolate T26 chromosome 9, BBRACH_0.4, whole genome shotgun sequence encodes:
- the zgc:172323 gene encoding desmin isoform X1, whose product MIGQHRPSDVKNSPPRGSPKQPPGVTMSHSPERISSYRRHFEDTGASYEVRVSSPSPTRRDTRQRSPSFTRAASASLRAQAVGKRTFSSSIRLRPVSSGMGAICMGVGTAPALDLEVAAAENQQFLSTRGSERQEMVVLNDRLALYIEKVRSLEQQNRLLETEIESLQNRVVKPTGLRRLYEEQLKEMQRTADQMKMQRDMAIVQKEAVAGELQALKLKYEEVVELRKKAELEIEAFRPDVDAATSARIALEKQLENLEVELEFLQRVHKEEIEELMKQIYGISAVVGVEFSLPDLTAALKQIQQQYDDMAAKSLQEMDTWYKTKFDDLSQASTRHVDTMRNNRQEIVGAKKDIQSKDRDLEALKSKRDALEVQIREAQERHRKELEELQARIESLQMEVKSTKEKIASHLREYQDLLNMKMALEIEITTYRKLIEGEDSRLSGMVQGMSLVSRDLGAMGRGLSYQEAGASYSKEQAVEMTERKTMLIRTVKTEDDSIQSDMHERTITISGAADDSEEE is encoded by the exons ATGATAGGGCAGCACAGACCCTCAGACGTGAAGAACTCCCCACCCAGAGGAAGCCCGAAGCAGCCACCCGGCGTCACGATGAGCCACAGCCCAGAGAGGATCTCTTCCTACCGCCGTCACTTTGAGGATACCGGCGCCTCCTATGAGGTGCGCGTATCCAGCCCGTCCCCCACCCGGCGGGACACTCGCCAGCGCTCCCCCAGCTTCACCCGCGCTGCTTCAGCCAGCCTGAGAGCCCAGGCTGTGGGCAAGAGAACGTTCTCTAGCTCCATCAGGCTCCGCCCAGTCAG CTCAGGCATGGGCGCGATCTGCATGGGGGTCGGTACAGCGCCGGCCCTAGACCTGGAGGTGGCTGCCGCCGAGAACCAGCAGTTCCTCAGCACACGCGGCAGTGAGCGCCAGGAGATGGTCGTGCTGAATGACAGACTGGCTCTCTACATAGAGAAG gttcgaTCCCTGGAGCAGCAGAACCGTCTGCTGGAGACCGAGATTGAAAGTCTACAGAACCGGGTCGTGAAGCCAACCGGACTGCGTAGGTTGTATGAGGAACAGCTGAAGGAGATGCAGAGAACGGCAGATCAGATGAAAATGCAAAGG GACATGGCCATTGTCCAAAAGGAGGCTGTGGCCGGAGAGCTTCAGGCGCTAAAACTGAAATATGAGGAAGTGGTGGAGCTGAGAAAGAAGGCTGAGCTGGAAATCGAAGCTTTCCGCCCG GATGTCGATGCTGCCACCTCTGCACGCATTGCCCTGGAGAAACAGCTGGAAAACTTGGAGGTGGAACTTGAGTTTCTGCAGAGGGTTCACAAGGAG GAAATCGAGGAGCTGATGAAGCAGATCTATGGCATCAGCGCCGTAGTTGGGGTGGAATTCAGTCTTCCGGATCTCACCGCCGCACTCAagcaaattcaacagcaatatgaTGATATGGCAGCCAAGAGCTTGCAG GAAATGGACACGTGGTACAAAACAAAATTTGATGACCTAAGCCAAGCATCCACGAGGCATGTGGACACCATGCGGAACAACAGGCAGGAAATAGTGGGAGCAAAGAAAGAC ATTCAGAGCAAAGACCGCGACTTGGAGGCCCTGAAGTCCAAGCGCGATGCCCTGGAGGTGCAGATCCGGGAGGCGCAGGAGAGACACcggaaggagctggaggagctgcag GCAAGAATTGAGAGTCTACAAATGGAGGTGAAATCAACCAAGGAGAAGATAGCATCACACCTCCGTGAATACCAGGATCTGCTCAACATGAAAATGGCTCTCGAGATTGAAATCACCACCTACAG GAAGCTGATCGAAGGGGAGGACTCCCGGCTGAGCGGAATGGTGCAGGGCATGTCCCTAGTCAGCAGGGACCTCGGTGCCATGGGTAGAGGGCTGAGCTATCAGGAAGCCGGCGCATCTTACTCCAAAGAGCAGGCAGTGGAGATGACTGAGAGAAAGACCATGCTCATCAG AACAGTTAAGACAGAAGACGACTCCATCCAGAGCGACATGCATGAGCGGACCATCACCATTTCCGGGGCGGCTGATGACAGCGAGGAGGAGTAG
- the zgc:172323 gene encoding glial fibrillary acidic protein isoform X2, translated as MIGQHRPSDVKNSPPRGSPKQPPGVTMSHSPERISSYRRHFEDTGASYEVRVSSPSPTRRDTRQRSPSFTRAASASLRAQAVGKRTFSSSIRLRPVSSGMGAICMGVGTAPALDLEVAAAENQQFLSTRGSERQEMVVLNDRLALYIEKVRSLEQQNRLLETEIESLQNRVVKPTGLRRLYEEQLKEMQRTADQMKMQRDMAIVQKEAVAGELQALKLKYEEVVELRKKAELEIEAFRPDVDAATSARIALEKQLENLEVELEFLQRVHKEEIEELMKQIYGISAVVGVEFSLPDLTAALKQIQQQYDDMAAKSLQEMDTWYKTKFDDLSQASTRHVDTMRNNRQEIVGAKKDIQSKDRDLEALKSKRDALEVQIREAQERHRKELEELQARIESLQMEVKSTKEKIASHLREYQDLLNMKMALEIEITTYRKLIEGEDSRLSGMVQGMSLVSRDLGAMGRGLSYQEAGASYSKEQAVEMTERKTMLIS; from the exons ATGATAGGGCAGCACAGACCCTCAGACGTGAAGAACTCCCCACCCAGAGGAAGCCCGAAGCAGCCACCCGGCGTCACGATGAGCCACAGCCCAGAGAGGATCTCTTCCTACCGCCGTCACTTTGAGGATACCGGCGCCTCCTATGAGGTGCGCGTATCCAGCCCGTCCCCCACCCGGCGGGACACTCGCCAGCGCTCCCCCAGCTTCACCCGCGCTGCTTCAGCCAGCCTGAGAGCCCAGGCTGTGGGCAAGAGAACGTTCTCTAGCTCCATCAGGCTCCGCCCAGTCAG CTCAGGCATGGGCGCGATCTGCATGGGGGTCGGTACAGCGCCGGCCCTAGACCTGGAGGTGGCTGCCGCCGAGAACCAGCAGTTCCTCAGCACACGCGGCAGTGAGCGCCAGGAGATGGTCGTGCTGAATGACAGACTGGCTCTCTACATAGAGAAG gttcgaTCCCTGGAGCAGCAGAACCGTCTGCTGGAGACCGAGATTGAAAGTCTACAGAACCGGGTCGTGAAGCCAACCGGACTGCGTAGGTTGTATGAGGAACAGCTGAAGGAGATGCAGAGAACGGCAGATCAGATGAAAATGCAAAGG GACATGGCCATTGTCCAAAAGGAGGCTGTGGCCGGAGAGCTTCAGGCGCTAAAACTGAAATATGAGGAAGTGGTGGAGCTGAGAAAGAAGGCTGAGCTGGAAATCGAAGCTTTCCGCCCG GATGTCGATGCTGCCACCTCTGCACGCATTGCCCTGGAGAAACAGCTGGAAAACTTGGAGGTGGAACTTGAGTTTCTGCAGAGGGTTCACAAGGAG GAAATCGAGGAGCTGATGAAGCAGATCTATGGCATCAGCGCCGTAGTTGGGGTGGAATTCAGTCTTCCGGATCTCACCGCCGCACTCAagcaaattcaacagcaatatgaTGATATGGCAGCCAAGAGCTTGCAG GAAATGGACACGTGGTACAAAACAAAATTTGATGACCTAAGCCAAGCATCCACGAGGCATGTGGACACCATGCGGAACAACAGGCAGGAAATAGTGGGAGCAAAGAAAGAC ATTCAGAGCAAAGACCGCGACTTGGAGGCCCTGAAGTCCAAGCGCGATGCCCTGGAGGTGCAGATCCGGGAGGCGCAGGAGAGACACcggaaggagctggaggagctgcag GCAAGAATTGAGAGTCTACAAATGGAGGTGAAATCAACCAAGGAGAAGATAGCATCACACCTCCGTGAATACCAGGATCTGCTCAACATGAAAATGGCTCTCGAGATTGAAATCACCACCTACAG GAAGCTGATCGAAGGGGAGGACTCCCGGCTGAGCGGAATGGTGCAGGGCATGTCCCTAGTCAGCAGGGACCTCGGTGCCATGGGTAGAGGGCTGAGCTATCAGGAAGCCGGCGCATCTTACTCCAAAGAGCAGGCAGTGGAGATGACTGAGAGAAAGACCATGCTCATCAG TTAA